Part of the Sebastes umbrosus isolate fSebUmb1 chromosome 3, fSebUmb1.pri, whole genome shotgun sequence genome is shown below.
CTCTACCTGAAAAATGACAATGAACACATTTACTAAGACTTATCAAAATAAGAAGCAGAGTATATCTAACATTACATTAACTATCACAGTCACACCTGATAATGAATGCCTTACATTAAACTCTTCAAATGATGTGGAGTACTGTCTCTCCTGCTCTTTGCTGTCATCGGTCATAAAGCCatctaaaacaataaatcaaataacaaGAGGATTAATGAACtataaattatttaaaggtcccataataTACTtctttcaggttcatacttgcattatatgtttctactagaacatgttcacatgctgtaatgttgaaaaaccctttattttcctcataatattcctgcctgaatatgccagtatttaccctctgtctgaaaagctccgttttagcacatttcaatggaattgtgttgctaggacACAGCATGGgtacatgtttacttcctgtcagctgatgtcattcacatacttttactttgtccaaaatcacatactgtacactacaTACCCAATTTGTACAGtatactatcgttcaacatacttttgtgtgcaTAAACAGctgtatgtatcttttcggacgcactgaactgtaatttacgatgtcacttcctgagagcctccttgccggttggagacgtgtaaccatcctcaaacgacggtttgtgagaatcaaagtctgaattaatttaaaatatatattacatctAGCAAAGaggaatcttatacttacagttaaactgaagcgttattgatgttacagggCTGTCAGTCAAGGTCCGTTACGAAAGCTGTCGTtactactgcattgcattgtgggatatttatgccaccgtagtgtccagtgttgcatactgtaatatttcaccggaaatattATGCAATTcatgtactattggtttcatactaaggtttcggacatactaaaatatttcacatactgttttagtgcactaaatagcatgttagtatggaatttcagacGCAACCAAAAACTGCAACCACAAAAAAACTTAACTACgtttaaaactatatatattatatcatagatataaactgttttatatctatgtattttacagtatttttgtgGCATCACAAAGTTACAGttatcctgacagcttgtttgaaaggcacagtttctgaatatgggctgtgtgtatttctccatggattgagcgtttcgatactttcacagtatttatataggcctagcacttaaacctgctttataataaaaaaaacatgaaaatctcactttttacaatatgggacctttataCCTAAACTTATGGTGCTGAAGATGCCAATTATTACCTCTGGATCCAGAATCAACTGTGGACCTGGTGAGGATCTGTGACTGCTCACCCTTACTTGAAGAGGATTTGCTGAGGCTGCATGAAATGGCGTGATCTTTTTCTGACCACTACGGTGAAACAACATAAGAAACAAGTGCTTCAATTAGAAGATGTTTCAACTTAAAATACTGAATAACCAAGCAATGAGACATGCATGTGGACTGCAGCTCCTTACGGCGATGTTGCTGGACGTGTCAGAAGAGAGGGGAATAGATGCAGAGGAAGTCTGGGGCCTGCTGAGATCATGAGATTCAGCATCTTCTGCTATCTTCTCCGTAACGTGAAGGTTCAACCCAAGAGTCCTTTGCCTCGGTTTAGGCTTGGGTGGCTCCCTCTCGGTATCTGAATAATGACAGTTTTtggaaatataaattaataaaatgcaaTGTGCCCTTTGTGTGCTTGTACATGAAACAGTGTAAACAGACCTGCGGACACTTGTTTGAGATCAGTTGCTGATATCTGCGGAGTCTGAGAGCTTCCTTCCAGAACAGAGTTGCTCTTCTCTTCAGGACCTGGAGTTTCTATCACACTGTTGTCAGATGGTAAGGGCAATGACATGTCCATTAGAGTGTCATCTGATGTATGGTATGACAGAGATTTACTTGAGCTCTCTCTTGTGATTTGAGGATTGGTAGACTCCACATCACTGCTTTTAAATCGTATGTTATCGTCACTGACGTTTGTGGAGTGTTGTGAGGAAAATGAGTCTTTATAATTGTCGTGATGACCGGTGGAAGAGTCAGGCGGCTCGTTTTCACGTGACTCTGACGCCGTTGTGTCCTCCGATGGAGAGCCGATTTTTGGGGTTTTCAGAAAAGAAACTCTCTTCGTCCTACCGTGTGTGCCTTCATCGTCTGAAATCTCAAAGTCGTTGATTTTGGATTTACTCTTCGCAGCCTTAAGCGCACCAGCCTTCTTCTTTCTTGATTTGAggagtttattaaaaaaatctgtgaaataaagaaaatgacaaGTAAACAACAAGATAGGACCAAAAATGATCTACTTAAGTTAACAAAACAATCTAAACTCAAGGTCCACTAACTAGCTTTTTCTGGAACTTTCAACTGCAACTAGAAAGTGATCTTTAGCTACTGTTTCCATCTTTCACACTGAACATGCATCTATTTAAGTTGAAGGTGTCTAACAGAGAAGAACAAATGTTGTCTAAACCCTGACATTAACTAGAGGAAGTACAGTAACTGTGTCTGTTTTAGCCATATGGTCTGCTCTATTCATGTTCTGCTGTTATTCTTGTTGCCATCTGTCATTTTCTTCTGCAAAGCAGTTATATAAATCCTTCATCCTATTAACATTGGCATTGAAGAATGAATTGTGAGGCCTAAATGTAATGTTCCCCTGGCtgtaaagcagtggttcccaacattTTCTATCTGCTGTACCCCCACAGCCATTTAAAGTGGTAATCcgtaagatttcagtcctggttgatttataatttctatttgagtgaaaacaattGAATTATGCTCAGAATTTAGCAGTCTGGAGTCGTTTTGTTGATACAGGAGcttagaaatagaatagaaaaattatatttctgtgtTCACGAACTTTAGgttttcagaattgtgtgcATCGTTACATTTTTTGTGTATACAACACGTTATTTTCAGGAATGTCACCACTGACACCAATTTCATAAAACTgccaatatataaatattgcaaaagctttcatcagtgggtcaccattgtgttacctcatttggcgatagatagtgacttaaaagacatttatttaaatgaaaatcttcgaaATTGCCACTTTAACAAATGTGTccatttgaatatattttaaacTTGATGTTATTTGACACTGCTAGAATACtgttacaattattattatttattttcacaaagAACAAAGTGGTCCTGGAGTTGGCGATATTTAGGCTTGGTACCTCTTTTCAGTAAGTTCTGTCAAGGTTACATTTGTACTACAATTAATTAAAGTGTCAGAAGCTGGACATTTCAACCATTTACTTttagctacagtatatgttttaaCATATCTGCTGTTTTGCTAACTAGCTTTCATGTACTTTACTCACACACTCTTACCAAatcataatttttattttttcaaaaaggATGATCTTCTCGAAAGACCTCTCGTCAACTGCATATAAGCACCTCCTGGGGGTAGAAGTACCcctggttgggaatcactgctGTAAAGAACTGCCATTTTAGAGAGTAATTTCTGAAAATCTCTTCACAATttctctcatttgtttaatgcattttgcataaaagTATAAAGTCATTTACACAAAGTGGTGTGAATGGAACATAGCTGCAATAAGCAAGCCTCATCATCAACTTTCATTAGACACAGATAAAGGTGATATACCTCGTAGACCACAATCATAATGTAAACAAAAGCACTAAAGAGACCTACATCTTGAGGATGTCACGCACCCACAACCCAGTCTTATCAAGATATTATGATGCTCTGCCATCTtaccatcttcatcttcattgaAGTCATCAGAGTACGAGTGttgatctgtttttgttttgcttgacCTTGCAGACACAGCAGCCTGGAGCTCATCCTGCAATGACATAATATCAGATTAGATTAGACTTTATTAGACTTTATCGTACAACTcagtggaaatttgtctttggcttaGTACAGCAAAGGTAGCCTACATAAAATACACATAACACACtattaaaaacatacagtatacaatatTCAAGATTCGAGATACAagagattcaagagttttatttgccatttgcacctataataagtacactggaattctgagcagtttacaccgagtcagctttaagaaaagaaaaaaggtagaaaaggcacaaggtaattacagtacaaaataagtagcacattcaactcaacacaataaataaataaattattaaaatataaaacgccctcagtgtagtcaataaataaactaaactaccctctgcataggagcgatacccccagaatacaaatatacagtatatatgctccatggccatgttaaaagaacttttagctctcataaaaatatttaaaaaaataaataattaatatatttcagacaattacacagtggaaggcagcatattgcacagcattacagtccattcagctcaggtgtactgtgtgtcaatgatggtatggaggtgaggtgtggggtatttgtgtccctctttaatgtcctttgccaccagtcttattgtatatatatatacttgtgCAAAGGTAATGTTAGCAGCAAATAAGTATAGTAACAACATGGCACTTTATAAGCATCCTCAGAGGGCTGTCGTGTAAAACTAATCCACTCTTTGCTCATGTGGAAGGACAACAAGACTGTAGCTTTCAGctttagctaatgttagctcttTACCTGAAATGTTGTTCTTCTCGATGTTTTCGGGCTTTTCGTGTAAGCCAGTGTCCCGATCTGCTGATTTGTCATCCTGAAAACTATAAACAACTAGCTAGTGTTTGCTAAATTCACTGTGTGACAAGTAGCCACTAAGCTTCCTGTGCTAATTATTACACTATTATAATAGCTAAATCAACATTATACTAAGTTTCATTGCCACTTGACTGTTGTCTGATTCAATACATACCGTACAGCTATTCAAAAAATGGTCGATAAAGACACATGGACAGTGCTACAGTGGGCTAACTATAGATATGTTAGCTAACTGGCTAACTTAGCTATTGTTGATGGTAACCCTGGGAGACGAGGAGGGCAGTTCCGGTTCACCACTGCGCATGCTCAGAAGATAAACACTAAACAGGAAGCAAGCCATGATTATACagcatgtatatgtgttttggtatgtgtatatactgcgtgtgcgtatatgtatatgtatgtatatatgtatacagtatatatatagagattttattttattttattgtttttaatttttttattttttttacttgtgtatattctttttacttatttatctatttttgtatgtaatatggttttcctgtatctatactggcttattttatattaatattaggtttgttaagtttctttgtaccgagaatgttattatttgGGACGTTTGTGACTGtaatgttctgttgtttcaaaatgagcaataaaaaaacaataaatataatattgaaaaaaaaaagaaagcaagccatgatttttattattatcattattattattattattattattatttttgctatatttgtaatgacttttaaatagataaacagataattcatacgacagtcttctcacacaaaaatatatcttatactgtatatgttcttaatgtatatgttcttaatatgccttgtacaaactaattattatatatgtacattcatacttcctgatatgtatatgttcttaatatgcccttgtaatataacttatcattttaatggagcttcccagcaaaaagcatttcacacgattgtacctgtataaccgctGCTGCCTTAGTGATTTCAGAAATGTACAAGCTTACAACAAAACACAGTCAGGCAATAAGactgaattatttttattttttgttttgttataggAAAAGTGCATAGTTGAAGCCCTTTTTCTCTTAGACAGATACAGTGTAAATCAAGGTCTCCTGTGGTACCGGTCAACTTTTTCATCTCAACGATCTAATATGGCTTCCCCCTTAATTAAATACAACTACTTCTGGTTTACTTAACCTTTTCCATCCTTATATCTCCTCTCTGCCATCTCCCAAGTCTAGAAGGATGtagtaaagacatttttagaggGCATTATAATCAGAAATTTAGAGTAGCTAGCCACTGAAGACTGTTGGGATGAACTCAGCCCAAAGCTGTTACAGATCATATTCAGGTTCTGAACTCTTACACCATGTATTTAAGAAAGACACTTAAATCTTAAAACTAATCCATGTAATTTCTGATATCATAAGTACCCTAGAACATAATTAAAGGCCCAGATACACTTTTAATAGCCATGTTTCCATGACAGCGGCACGACAAAGATACTATCAGTGACTAGAATAAACAGGAAACCCTCCGACATGTACCACAATTCAATTGCCAACAACagacaaatttaaaaatatcaCCATTTAGAAATAAACAACATTCACCACTATATTGTTTTGCATTAGaggtttctgtttttctgttgacTAATTATATTTCAACCTTTAATCTAGATGACAAACCTTCTGTAAACTTATTTAGCAGAGCTCTGGACCAAGAGAAACCAACAAATACAAATCTTGTAAGACAATAACCCTGTAGAATAAACGATGATAATgagaaaacaagacagaaaaCTTTGACTGCAGATCATTCCCTCATCCTCTTCTTAActcatttaaaattaaaaatgagctCAAATATTGCTGTTCTTTCACAAGAACCAGAACTTTGAATTCACATTGGCACTAATCAGAGGAATGCACCTTTTCTTGCTCTTTTCCTTTTAATTGGTTTGACGTTATTATCATACAGAAGTAGAAACTTAAGATGCTCCCATTAATCACAGACTGCTGCGATTCTCAGTAAGAAAAGAACAGGCCCTCGtcttcacatcatcatcatcatcatcaccatttaGACCGCTGAATCAATACAACTCGCTTTCATAAGGAAACGACAAAAGTGCTAATAAAATATGATTATCTGCTACTAATAACTGAGTATACAATTCAGATCGTTTTTATCTTTTAaccacaaaacaattacagtacATGGAATCATCTCAACAAGATTAAAATGCTTGTGCTGAGTATACTGTTTTACAATTACCACACTTAAGAGCCTACGCCCTATCTGTATGCCTTCAGTTAATTTCAACCATGTGAAATTAGtttgaaatgtgaacatttCACTGTCAACACCTCTTTAACAGACTCTGTCACTGCCGTCTTAATCACATATACTACAGTAACAAACCCCACAGTTAATTAAAGGGACAGACATGTTCTTGGACATATAATTCATATAACAGGCTGGACTATTTGCTTGTAGTCTAATTGAGGCCTGGATGTAAACACAGAAGATGAAGTCACTGCATTAAAGTAATCCTAATTCAGAATTTAATGTACCCATATGAATTCATTACATTTAATCATTCTGCTGGTTTAAATATGCTATTGAGACATGACGTGATATGACATCATTACTGGCACCGAAAAAGAGAGGAATGTTTCAGAGAATCTGAGGAACCCGTCACCCTTCATTACTCAGGAAGCACCCAAACAACAATTTAACTACCGCTCCCATCTCCACCAACACATGATGGGACACATTCCTTCATTTTGACTTGTTGTCTTGAGTTTCTGCACACCAGACAGCACCAGAGCTGTGAGATCAGGGGCCGACTCAGAACGATGCCACACCGTTCTGATTAAAGATTTGGTAGAGCCCAACTGATATATCAACATGCTGACATTGTCAGCCAATATTATCAGCCAAAATTTGGCTTGTATGTGTCTgcagataaacaaaacaacGTTTTTAGTACTTACTTCCATTAATTCAAGTTTAATGTTTGtgagaaaaatgtgattttatgcATCATTATTAAATTTCCCGACATTTTCTGAATGTCGTTCAGTTTTTTTCACTGTAAAATATCCTGCCTGTCAAAAATAATCAATACCTGCCGAAACTGTTAATgttgtatgtttatgtaaaaaaaaaaatcaacatcatcagactttaaaaatatctgtattgGCCTCATCGATCCAGTATCAGTTGGGCTCTAGTAACAGGAATCATAGACAAATCTACCCCAAAACACAATGACATTAAAATAGGAGAAAAGCAAAAGATATTTGAATGAAGGGGAGATGGCGCTGTCCTTCGTCACAGTCACTAGCTAACTGTGCAGCTCCAGTCAAAGCAGCTGGGTGAGTGCTGGTCCTCTCCACTGCTAGTCAACAGGTGGTGCAGGAGGCTCTCTTCCATCGCTCTACAAACCAGGACAAGAAAATATTAAGTCTAAACAATGATGCTATCAAAAAgcacatcaataataataataataataataataataataataataataataattaataactgAGCTTAACATTTAGAgtataaatgttaaatgaacATTTGCTGATGACTTGTGTGTCTAATTTAGACACACAAGTCATCAGCAAATGTTCATCTGGTTGTGTACACCCAGAGGCTGAGTCACTGTTAATACACCTCCATTAAACTAAAGCAGAACAACACTGAACCTatatttaaaatctaatttgtaTGTAGGCAGACTGTGATCAATACTGACATTGTGGGGTCCAGTAGGTTTTCCTGTTGGACGGCTACCCCTGAGACTGGATGGGCGCAACAGGAACAGCAGCATAACCAGCACCGCCCATCCCATCAGAACCATAGGGAGGGTCAGGTCACCTCCTCCGCCGACTTGCCCATTGGGACCTGgcactgaaaacaaacacatctttGCACTTCACACACATCATCTACACCAGTGATTCtgataaaacaagcatattgtgtccattactcccacacACATttgctttgggccaatagaaactctgatatgattgtgtcacatcacgtcaatctgtcatgaatcagtcgccatgttggtcttttgcaaccagatgtgacgggagagggtggagcttagCATAACTGaccgctgaataagacatttgtaggtgaccaaaaaagttataattaacttttatgaactgaaaacacactgtgaaagggttaaagttaaacTTAAACGAGGatccagactggacaacgctgtggtagcgacctgttaatcacaaggtagtcacgattgagaccataaactcatgtttacaatgtttactgaggtaataaatcaagtgagaagaagtagggtcattttctcatagacttctatccaatctgacttctttttgcagccagaggagtcgccccctgctggctattagaaagaatgcaagtttaaggcacttctgtattggcttcacttctcagacccggaggttgcccagtGGTTGCAACTaaccgttcctgctgctgcttagccagctagctagctgatgagcatggagaaatatttgagtcagtccacatcgtcaagtgacgctaagcccaaactagctaaattggGAAAATATTACGACGAGTTTGGTTTTATTGAGAACAGCGACGGGAGACCCTAATGTTTCTGATTCGAGAACATGATGAAATAAACACTAATATGGTCATACATACATTCCTGAGGGCAGTCTGTGTCTGTGCAGTAGGACTGAGATTGCCTGAGCTGAAAGAAAAATTACAGAAGGAACAAAGTAGATTCAATACAAGAGAAGAGTaggaaaaattatattattaattcttCCACTCTATGATTTATTTACTCTGATTACCACTGCCTTCGTgtagggagagagaaaacacagctCCCCTTAAAACTGGTATAAACCTTAAAAGAGTTCCTTGTTACATTAGGCATACGAACAAATGACCCACTCACAGCTTACTGTTACCAACAGCTTATATTCACATGGTGGAAAACAACCATCTGATCTCTGCCTGCCACCTAGAATATACTGCACACAGTTCTGACTGACAAATGCTCTTGGGTAAATTCTTAAACTAATTAGACAACACCCTTTCGTGCTGTAAGTGAATCAGAACGCCCCCAGGGTGGTTTCAAGCTCTGAGCCAACTGCAGCTCGCCATGCAAGTTACACCTGTGCACAAAGAGCCAATGAGGTCACCTGGAAACTGACACAGCAACATAATTACAAGCTGTACTCTTTCTCCAACATAGTTTCTCTCAATAATTTTGACCTTGTCTTTTTTCAACACATTTTCCATTAAGGAGAGAGTATTTACAAGCACAATGCGAAGCTGACAGCACACACTGAGCGCAACAGAGTGAAACGTCGTTGTGAGGCAGAACCGATAGGCTCTCAAGATAAACTCTGAGCAGGAACCAACCAGGATGTGTTGGCTCACAGCCAATCGGTAGCTTTTCATTTCCTTCTTCTTTCAAGAACTTGTTGTTTCTAATGTTAATCTCTTTGCTTCCTTCTCTCGATTTCGGCAGGAGATATTTTTAGTTCACACTGCATACTTGGAATACTTTATAAGTCTGCCACTTAAGATTTCAAGTGACAGTGAAGGCCACTCAGCTCCATGACTTACCAGGTTGATGAGGCGCCTCATAGCATACTCATGGGTGCAGATGCACTCGCAAGGGTCGAAGCCTCCCTCTGCCATTTCTCACCAGACGGTGTCCACcctgcaaaaaaaatgaaagcactgTCTGTAACTAAGACATGCATGAACGAGTGAGAGAAACCTAATGCTCCCTCTTGTCAGTGCCGTCCTCTCTTGTTGTTTCACAGATAAGAGGGAGGAGACTGCTCAGTTAAGGACAGTCAGCACACTCTGATGCTTCATGTAATCTAGGTCTTTGTTAACAGTGAGGGCTGTCTTAATTTTCTCTGtatttatgtttgcataaaCTGCAAGACAAAGGTTTTTGAACACTATTACGCATTTTTGCTCTGCAGCCATGTCATTGTAATTACCTTAAAGAGTGAACAGTAACACTagggaataaataaaagtgaactGAGAAATGATTGTGACTttaatttattgaaaataaacTCAAATTAGACCTATATTAACAACATATTGGATCGTTTCTATGAGTTGATTCTGGTGCCGTCCACGTATTTCTAACACATAAAGTCTGAACTGGTTTACCTTTATGGTTCACTTGTTTTTAATACAACATTAAGCATAATTATAAGCCAACAGTCGATAAATGCAAGAATTTAGCTGATTTGTTGACATCACCGATCATCACGGGAGGCTGATGTACACTGAAGATAGAGAGAAAGCAAGCAGTTTTTACTCCGAGGAATAAAGATAGTTTTGCAGAATTTGCAAACAAAAACGTATTAACAAATGGCCTGGCATATTGATGGAAAACATACAGACAATGCCTGCATTAGTTGTAGGACAAATGTATGGTCATATGCCAAATGTCTGCTACAGGTACCTTATTGAAGTTATCAGGTTTTATACCTCTGTACCAGATTTTTGAGGCCGAAAGCAACattgatatttttatgttattattatgtttatgttattttatatctttctttctttgttgtcatctttttttgacattaacatacacaaacatttctCATAAGAAATCCTCAAGATATGTACAGAGCAGTACATTTTCCAGCAACTTGTTCTTTGCACTGTTTTTGTCTTGTTCTTTGCACTGTTTTTGCCTGGCATTTGCACGGTTTTCGTCTTGTTCTTTGCACGTTTTCGTCTTCTTCTTTGCACTGTTTTTGCCTGGTATTTgcacgtttttgtcttttttttaaactatttttgtCTTGTTCTTTGCACCgtttttttgtcttgttcttTGCACTGTTTTTGTCAAGTTCTTTGCATGCTTTTGTCTTGTTCTTTGCACTGTTTTTGC
Proteins encoded:
- the smim14 gene encoding small integral membrane protein 14 is translated as MAEGGFDPCECICTHEYAMRRLINLLRQSQSYCTDTDCPQELPGPNGQVGGGGDLTLPMVLMGWAVLVMLLFLLRPSSLRGSRPTGKPTGPHNSDGREPPAPPVD
- the map9 gene encoding microtubule-associated protein 9 — its product is MTNQQIGTLAYTKSPKTSRRTTFQDELQAAVSARSSKTKTDQHSYSDDFNEDEDDFFNKLLKSRKKKAGALKAAKSKSKINDFEISDDEGTHGRTKRVSFLKTPKIGSPSEDTTASESRENEPPDSSTGHHDNYKDSFSSQHSTNVSDDNIRFKSSDVESTNPQITRESSSKSLSYHTSDDTLMDMSLPLPSDNSVIETPGPEEKSNSVLEGSSQTPQISATDLKQVSAADTEREPPKPKPRQRTLGLNLHVTEKIAEDAESHDLSRPQTSSASIPLSSDTSSNIAWSEKDHAISCSLSKSSSSKGEQSQILTRSTVDSGSRDGFMTDDSKEQERQYSTSFEEFNVESGDPSHQLSHEKSFDTRTSSSHSKTTQRSQSVCSRKVESKYLGTLKLLDRKISLEESQPPAADSLRAAVYQEWLQRKKEKSRENMQLQKKEEILKEKKKREEEAKKGDAVASYEAWKETKAASLKAKVKEKQDTIRKEQRAIEEKEEKKQSAKKVFEQWKHGHDHLLKEKSRKQREAESKLQFRKEEKEEERKRDSKSAFSDWREKKKDVLHEKVTMEREEIKNKAEEECYMKEERDQMALEMYEHWLVRKHLEQKRQREERRIQAILQDSPPPPWSPPNKTIPFRK